The genomic stretch CTCGGCGGCGCCGACCGTGAACGTGACCGCCGGCGGCACCCTGCGGCTCCTGGACAGCGGCAACTTCATCCTCAGCGCCGACGGGAGCGGCTCCGACTCCGACCAGAGCGTGGCGTGGCAGAGCTTCGACTACCCGACGGACACGCTGCTCCCGGGCATGAAGCTCGGGGTGGACGTCAAGGCCGGCATCACCCGGAACATCACGGCGTGGCGCGGCGCGTCCGACCCGGCGCCGGGCGACGTCACGTTCAAGCTGGTCACCGGCGGCCTGCCGCAGTTCTTCCTCCTCCGGGGCGACACGAGGCTGTACACGAGCGGGCCGTGGAACGGCGAGATCCTCACCGGCGTGCCGTACCTCAAGTCGAACGACTTCACCTTCAAGGTGGTGTACGTCCCCGGCGACGAGACGTACTACAGCTACTCCATCGGCGGCGACGCGCTGCTGTCGCGGCTCGTCGTGGACGAGGCGGCGGGGCAGGTGCAGCGGTTCGTGCTGCTCAACGGCGGCTGGAGCAACTTCTGGTACTACCCAAACGACCCGTGCGACTCGTACGCCAAGTGCGGGCCGTTCGGGTATTGCGACAACACCGGGCAGTCCCAGGCGTGCGTCTGCCTCCCGGGGTTCCAGCCGCGGTCGCCGCAGCAGTGGAACCTCCGCGACGGGAAGGCCGGGTGCGTGAGGACGACCAGCCTCAGCTGCGGCGGCGCCAACGCGAGCAGCGACGGGTTCTGGGTCGTCAAGCGGATGAAGCTGCCGGAGGCCACCAACGCGACGGTGTACCCCGGCATGACGCTGGACCAGTGCCGGCAGGCGTGCCTCGGCAACTGCAGCTGCCGGGCGTACGCGGCGGCGAACGTCAGCGGGGGCGTCAGCCGCGGCTGCGTCATCTGGGCCGTCGATCTGCTGGACATGCGGCTGTTCCCGACGGACGTTGAGGATGTCTACATACGGCTCGCGCAGTCGGAGATAGATGCGCTCAATGCCGCAGGTACTGACTCTGACGCcatcttttttattattatttttggatGGATAATACTTCTTTCAGTTCAGTATTTCTGCATAAAATTTAGTACAATTTCAGGCAGTATTTATGATCTTCTAGTTACTCACAGCTGCGCGATTCTATGCATTACTATAAGgcccttttctaaaaaaaaatgcaTTACTGTACGTTTATAATACTCACTCCGTCCCATAAACAATATCGTTATCGCTTTGAAGAAGTCAAACATGATTAACTTTAAtcgaataaaaaatattaatatttctgGTATATAACTATCATAGAATATGTTTTCATAATAAatatatttagagatataaatataaatattattaatatttttagtcaaATTTATTTTGTAAGTCCTTGCTAGGAACCTGACATGACACATATTATAGAAGTGTTGATTAGCCAAGTACTGTTCTGAGACTTGGTTGAGCTATCTCGTCGATCTCCTTAGCTGTCGATATTAATTGGCCCCTGTGTCCCATATCTCTAATTTCGCTTGAAACGATCGAAATTCTGCACTAGCTGGATTCTCCAGCACGCCCATTTTTCTCGGTCAAGAATAGGCCATCTCATCATAGAATAAAAGGTGTCACTGGCCACCACTTCCATTCTGAAAAAACACACTGGAATACTCCATACACATTATTTGAGGAAAAAGAAAACTTGCACAGAGTTTCCTGTTCCTCGGCCCAGTTGCATTTGTTTTTATATATGATAGAGCAGGCAATTCAAGGATCATCTTTGAATGGAAGCAAAGTAGCATGCATGGGTCAATTATCAAAAGCTTAGCTTGGCCAGAAACTGTGGAAGCAATTGGTTTCTGCACCCATAAACCATGTATCGCAGTCGCTTGGTTAGGTGCCGTGCAGCCTACCGGAGAACATCACTGGACGAGTTATCGTCCAACACCACCCAAATTGATAATGACACATCAAAAGCTGTCTAGATATCATAAACTATACAGGGGGCAACCGTTTACATCGACAACATGTCAACATGCATTTCTAGGTACGATTATTCTTGGTAGAAAATACGCACATTTTTCTAGtggtagaaaaatcataaagcacatTCAAAAGGGgacatcatgcatgcatgttgctAAGTAATAAAGTGCAACCAAAGCTTTAGTACTTTTTTAGTCTAAAACTTTTGCCACGCTCGCGTGATGACTATCTGGTCGCATGCAGAACACACAGTAGTGTTAGGCCGGTTTCACCACCTAACGTTTTGCCGATTGCCGCTGCTTGTTTTCCAGCAAAACACCGGGTCCCAAGCAAACGCGTGGTGGTCGCCGTCGTCACGACAGTCGCCGGCGTGCTTCTCCTGCTTTCGGTTGTCTGCTGCTGCGtctggaggaagaggaggaaacGTCAATGCGCGACGGATTCCTCGGCGCCGAGCGGCGGAGACGACGTGCTCCCGTTCAGGACAAGGAAACAGCAAGCGTTGGACGAGAACTGGAAAGGTGCCGAGAAAGACGTCGACGACCTGCCGCTGTTTGATCTGGCCGTGATCCTGGCCGCCACCGACAGTTTCTCTGCGAGCAACAAGATCGGCGAAGGCGGATTTGGTCCTGTTTACATGGTAAGCAAGAACGATAGGAAGGAGTGTGTGCTTGTTAACAGTAGGATGATAAACCTGATCATATAATCTGAAAAGGTGTTTGTTAGACGATTCTCCCTGACTTCTAATGGGAGCTACCTGCGAATTGTTGGCAGGGAAAGCTTGAGGATGGGCAGGAAGTGGCCGTCAAGAGGCTGTCCCGGAGATCGATGCAAGGGGCGGTGGAGTTCAAGAACGAGGTGAAGCTGATAGCCAAGCTTCAGCACAGGAACCTCGTCAGGCTGCTCGGCTGCTGCGTCGACGAGGAGGAGAGGATGCTCCTGTACGAGTACATGCACAACCAGAGCCTCGACACGTTCATATTTGGTCAGTTTAACTTTGCGTAAACTACATCTGCATATAAAGAAGTTTAACTTACTGAAAAGTACTTATGTCAATGGTTATGCGTTGTGCAGATGAAGGAAAGCGGAGTTTGCTAAGGTGGCAGAAACGCTTTGACATCATTTTGGGGATTGCGAGGGGTTTACAGTATCTGCATGAAGACTCAAGGTTCAGGATCATCCATAGGGATCTGAAGGCGAGCAACGTGTTACTGGACAGGAACATGGTCCCCAAAATTTCAGACTTCGGCATCGCAAGGATGTTCGGAGGTGACCAGACCACAGCATATACATTGAAGGTCATTGGAACATAGTAAGTTCTTTTCTTGATGTCCTGGTCCTATGGTCCCCAAATTATGGACATTCAGACTGACATGAGCTATGAATTTTGGTTTTCAGCGGCTACATGTCCCCAGAGTATGCGATGGATGGCGTGTTTTCCATGAAGTCCGACATCTACAGCTTCGGCGTGCTGGTTCTCGAGATCATCACTGGCAAGAGAAACCGAGGTTTCTACGAAGAAGACCTTGATCTCAACCTCCTCCGATATGTAAGTACTAACagtaagcaccacacttactaCAATTACAAGTGTTCCTTTCTGAACTTTAATTTGTTATCTAACCATATGCATGCTCTGGTCTGGTCATTTCATTGTCCAGGCGTGGATGATGTGGAAAGAAGGCAGGAGCGTCGAGTTGGTGGACAAGGTCATGGACGGCAGCGGCGTCAACTACAGCGAGGTGCTGCGATGCATCCAGGTCGCGCTCCTGTGCGTCGAGGTGCAGCCCAGGAACAGGCCCCTGATGTCGTCGGTCGTCATGATGCTGGCCAGCGAGAACGCGACGGTCCCTGAGCCGAACGAGCCCGGGGTGAACATCGGGAAGAACACGTCGGAGGACACGGACTCGTCTCATGGCCTCACGGCCAACAGCGTGACCATAACCGCAATTGACGCTAGGTAGCTGCTTGGATTTACCAGACCACCAGTAGTCATTCTTCTCTTGGTGCTCTAAAAATGTAGTCTGTGCCGTGTATTGTATACGTAGCTTTTGTACAGTACAGCAATGGTTCCGTTGCCACAAGCTAGCCCACAACAAAGGCCTGGCTCTCGGTTTTTTTAACCACTGGCCACACTCCAACCCTCCTCTGTAAGATGTAAAGTTCAGAGCTTGTAAAGATTTATATACATTCAAAAGTCACCCGGTTCAATTCATTGACGGAAACAACGAGTGCATTTTTCTTCCATGTTCTGTCTTGCAAACTTGAGCAGCTTCACTTTCGAGGGGCGTGTATCGTGTACTTGAAGTCTGCGAGGACAGTACGTTGCTCTCCATCACCTTCGTAACATCAACCTGCTCGGCTGCTGTTCCTGTCGTTAGGTCTCGTATTCCTGCGTTCCGATGGCCGCCAGTCTGGGCGTGGCTGTGAATCCAATGAATGATTGTTTGACGACTGACGAGTCACACAGCATAAAAGCGTTGCTTAGTGCGCGCGGTCGACTCATGCCACGTCGATTGCGATGCGAGCCCCGCGGACAGTAGAATTCTTCGTTCGCGATGCGTCTCTGATGGTCGCACGCGCTAGGCCACGGGCTGCTGGACTGAAGCTGAGATGAATCCTTGAACACGGTGGACGGGGTGGACAGGGCCGAGGCGCGGGATGGTGGCGCAGTGCGGCCGGCGATGGGGTGCGGCGCGGCAGGGGGACGGGCGCTGCGTGAGCGGTGCAGAGTGCGGCGGCAGATGGGCGGTGATGCCCCGACAGCCAAATGCGCGTGCGACGGGGAAGAGCATGCCTGTTGGGCTGTCCGGTGCGCAGGCCCATGAAGATAGCGTCCGGATGGCGGCGGACGCCCGTGGCCAAGCCGATTTCGTTGGGTTATGGAACCTCCATGCTCCTATTTTTTGAATTTATTTTAGAATTCAACAGTGttacatatttttatttttatttgtatatatTTTGATTGATAGATGATATCTCTATTGCTAATAAGGTGTTTGCGGTTCGTGAATATCGTGATCTACTGGCTCAGTTCTTCGAAGATGTTCATAGAGGTAAGATTTGCTTACGCGTGTGTGAGTGTATTTGTGTTGTAAGTATATATATTGTATGCCAAGGGGTTCACGGCGCAATGGCAAAGGCCATTGGTTGGGGGGCTCCCACCCAGGGTTCAAATCCTGGGTGCGGTACTTTATTCTGGAttttttccaggattttccgacgctatgcattaagtggtaggcgacgtGCCCCTCGACAGCGAGGCGCCCCGGCTCAGTACTTCGAAGGTCCTCATAGGAGTAGGGTTTGCGTACGTGTGTTCATATGGGTGAGTGTGCGTGGAttttttccaggattttccgacgctatgcattaagtggtaggcgacgtGCCCCTCGACAGCGAGGCGCCCCGGCTCAGTACTTCGAAGGTCCTCATAGGAGTAGGGTTTGCGTACGTGTGTTCATATGGGTGAGTGTGCGTGCGTGTAAATCCAGGATTTTCCGACGctatgcattaagtggtaggcgacgtGCCCCTCGACAGCGAGGCGCCCCGGCTCAGTACTTCGAAGATCCTCATAGGAGTAGGGTTTGCGTACGTGTGTTCATATGGGTGAGTGTGCGTGCGTGTTGAGTGTCTGCGTTGTACTGtgtaatctcaaaaaaaaagtatatatattgtattgtgtaattctaaaaaaaatgtAAGTCTAGGCCTACAAACGAAGGAAAAGTTGGCTGGCCAAGTCAACTCTATCCACCCTCGGGCAATCTttcattaaaaaaatattaaaaaaaacttGAGCACGAAAAATCGGACAACTGAGATTGTTGTTTAGACTAAACAACTTCGCCAGGATCTCAACCAAACAGGCCTGAAGTGCCCATCCCCAAGTCTATGACATGTAGTACTAGTATTGGCCTACTATTCGGTATGTATATGACTCAAAAGTCTAAGAATTTAAGAAGACAGCAGCTCAACTTCAAGATGGATGCTAATTGACAGTAGCTCAACAAGACAACAAGTCGCAATGCCTCAGCTTTCAGAGAGTCCGACTGCAGTGCGACCCGCCGGCGCCGATAGCCGATTCTACGAGGCGTGACTCCGTGCAGGCGAATGATTCAGCAATAGTAGGCTGCCAGTCAACACAAGATTGAAGTAAGCACTGTAGGGGTTCCATTTCTCTTCCTGTAATTTCTAAATTCTAAAATTGAGAACGTATCCGTTAGTTTATTTAAATTGTGAATTTGTGAATCGTCTAAATGCTCATTCTCTATTATATTGGTCTAAAGACTAGTGATTGATGTAGTATTCTGTACTCAGTCTCATTAGTTATTATAAGCAGTGACTGAGTTTTTATTTTACCAACAGCCTCTGAGTTTTACTTCGGCTCCAAGCCCTGGAAAACTCAGTGTAACACCCAAGCAAGGTGTTAAGCAAAATCATTACATGCGCATCTCCCAAGGTGTAACACCCATTCGTTGGATATTATGGCTGACAAGAACTGAATTTGTTTTAAACAAGTGTCAACCCAAAACATTTTTGTAGATATTGGTTACATCAACGGGCGCAGTTATAGCCATGTGAAGACAACAAGAAATGGATCATCCAAGTTTGTCGAATCCTAGAGGCAGCCGCGATGCAATTATTTGCTTCTTTTCGATGGCCAAATAATGTTAGAATTGAGTTTTCATATAGACTTTCTTTTATATACCCTACTGTAATAAGTGGTTCGATTCTGTTAGCACAAGAGATGAAGTTAAATTTAGTtcctttatctttatctacccTACTGTAATAAGTTAGATTTAGTTACTCAGGTGCTCACTTTGTATACGCACACGTTGGCCTGCGGAACAACTCATACGAACTGAACTGAGTCAGTGTACTGAACTAGAACTGACATGAAGTGCTTCGTAATATTAGCAAAATTTCTTAATTTCTGACATCGTGTCACTTGTCGGTGATAAAAGCAACAAAGATTCTACACCTGCTGCTATTATTtaatattcatataattttctgCTGCTTAATCACACAACACAAGATACTGAAGAGGCCACCAAATTTACTCTACAATACACATTTCCCTAGTAGTTTAAGTTTAGATAAGGTGTCTTTGTCATAACTCTATCTTTTTGAGGAAGAGTCATAACTTCTATCGACCTTCAAGCATGGTGATCGTTGCACTGTCAAATATGCTGCAGTCTGGCTTGGTTGATGATGTGTCTGTTTCCATTAGAACTCTCCTAGCTGCAAAGCCAGGCTGCTTAGGAGTTGGCAGTGAGGTGGCATCAGGACTAGCTAACATCAGAAGCACCTGAGACATCAGTGGACGGTCGTCTGGATTCTCCTGCACACACAAGAGTCCAACTCTGATGCACTTCTGTACTTCGTCTGAGTTGAATGATCCATTCATTCTTTCATCTGCTAACTCTATGCTCTTCTCCTCGTTCCATAAGCTCCATGCCtgcagaaaaaaaatatattgccAGGTTTCAGAAGTTTTATTGAGAAATACTACTTGAAGTCGATAGATGGTAAGTTGTCACTTACATGGCCTAGAAGGCTTTGGTTGTTTGAACAGGAATAtactcctctgtttcttctaccACTAACAATTTCCAGCAATAATACTCCATAACTGAATACATCTGACTTGACAGAGAAGATTCCATCCATTGCATACTCCGGAGACATGTAACcactgccaaaaaaaaaaaggacacaTGAATTGGATTAGTACTGCAAAGTGTATTTGTATGATGAGCATTGCATTCCTTTCTCACAACTTACTATGTGCCAACCACTTTTCGGGTATTAATTTCTGTCTCTTCATTGCCAAATATTCTTGCCATTCCAAAGTCTGAAATTTTGGGAGTCATCTCCGTGTCTAGAAGAACGTTAGCTGCCTTTAGATCTCTATGGATGATTCTGTATCTCGAGTCCTGGTGGAGATAGAGTAAACCTCGAGTAATGCCTTCTATTATGCGATACCGCACTTGCCAATCAAGTACAACATTGTCTTTTTCTGTTGACATACAGAAGGAGGTTAGTTTTTTGTTGTTGTGgaaatataatcaaatattcatggtgaCTGGTGAGAAAAGATAGGTACCAAATAGGAAATAGTCCAGGCTCTTGTTTGCCATGTACTCATAAACAAGCATCCTTTCTTGTCCACTAATGCTGCATCCAAGAAGCCGAACAAGATTCCGATGCTGGAGTTTGGCTATCAACAAGACCTCATTCTTGAACTCATCAAGACCTTGTGCAGATGTTTTCGAAAGTGTTTTCACTGCGATTTCCATTCCATCCTCGAGCTTACCCTGCAATATTGATGGAAACCATTCCAATTAACCATACAGTCAAAAATTAACCATACAGTAGAAGGGCTGGAGTTTTCAGGACTTGGGATACTAGAAAACTAAAAAAGGCATTGGCATCGTATTTCTTCTGGTTGATTTGGGATTAATATGTTGTGGTAATCTCAAACAAGTAGTATAAATATCTTTAGTTGCTTTAGATCAAGAATGTTGTTGAAAATCAATTAGCATCTTGATGCCACTTTTTTCTCATTACTAAAAGAATTGTTAGCATGAATATGCATATCTGACTCTGTTCATATAGATTATAGAGTGCCACCTTATACACTGGTCCAAAGCCACCTTCGCCAAGCTTGTTGTTGATGGAGAAACCATCCGTAGCAGCCGCAATTGTCCCCAGATCAAATATTGGCAGCTCCAGGTCATCATCATGACTGCTTCCCTCGTACCGACGGCCGGTGCTGCGTGAGGCGCCACTCCATTTACTTGATCCTGTTACATATTGCCATGTAAAAGTTAGGACAACATCAAGAAACATACATGAACAGTCGTCCGTTTGTCCCTTCTGTTCAGGTATTTGTGTGTCTTTCTGACGGAGTGTGATGGTAGTTCATCAGTGCGTGTTGTTACCGGCTGTTCTTGTTAGCTTTCTCCTTCTTGACCAGATGAGGAGACCAGCAACTGCTAGAAGAAGCGCCAGCACCGAGACGCCGACACCAACTCCGATTTTAATCCGTGCCTCCCTTGATTTAGCTTCTAGTACATCTGTATAAGGAATCATGAgtgttagtagtagtagtttagCGGTGGACAATAATCCTCAGCATATTGACCTAGAGGAAGACACTGTACTGTAACCATG from Sorghum bicolor cultivar BTx623 chromosome 3, Sorghum_bicolor_NCBIv3, whole genome shotgun sequence encodes the following:
- the LOC8054721 gene encoding receptor-like serine/threonine-protein kinase SD1-8, whose amino-acid sequence is MRACALHLVLLATAAAFFPLSTSTDTLGPSESITTGNNQTLVSAGGVFQLGFFSPDGGARTYLGIWYYNITLHTVVWVANRQSPVRSTPAVLRLSVDGRLVILDGQNGTVWSSAAPTVNVTAGGTLRLLDSGNFILSADGSGSDSDQSVAWQSFDYPTDTLLPGMKLGVDVKAGITRNITAWRGASDPAPGDVTFKLVTGGLPQFFLLRGDTRLYTSGPWNGEILTGVPYLKSNDFTFKVVYVPGDETYYSYSIGGDALLSRLVVDEAAGQVQRFVLLNGGWSNFWYYPNDPCDSYAKCGPFGYCDNTGQSQACVCLPGFQPRSPQQWNLRDGKAGCVRTTSLSCGGANASSDGFWVVKRMKLPEATNATVYPGMTLDQCRQACLGNCSCRAYAAANVSGGVSRGCVIWAVDLLDMRLFPTDVEDVYIRLAQSEIDALNAAAKHRVPSKRVVVAVVTTVAGVLLLLSVVCCCVWRKRRKRQCATDSSAPSGGDDVLPFRTRKQQALDENWKGAEKDVDDLPLFDLAVILAATDSFSASNKIGEGGFGPVYMGKLEDGQEVAVKRLSRRSMQGAVEFKNEVKLIAKLQHRNLVRLLGCCVDEEERMLLYEYMHNQSLDTFIFDEGKRSLLRWQKRFDIILGIARGLQYLHEDSRFRIIHRDLKASNVLLDRNMVPKISDFGIARMFGGDQTTAYTLKVIGTYGYMSPEYAMDGVFSMKSDIYSFGVLVLEIITGKRNRGFYEEDLDLNLLRYAWMMWKEGRSVELVDKVMDGSGVNYSEVLRCIQVALLCVEVQPRNRPLMSSVVMMLASENATVPEPNEPGVNIGKNTSEDTDSSHGLTANSVTITAIDAR